From the Anabas testudineus chromosome 23, fAnaTes1.2, whole genome shotgun sequence genome, one window contains:
- the LOC113163275 gene encoding cystine/glutamate transporter-like, whose translation MRKEKTEDEVVHLRREIGLLPAVSFIIGIVVGSGIFIAPKGVLMNSGSVGLSLLVWALCGVLSMFGALCFAELGTSFTKSGSQYTYLLETLGPLPAFLRLWVTFIFTRPASVSYVSLAFGRYVVEPFFAPCAAPIVLIKLVSVLAVTFVVALNCWSVTTASRIQVTLTFTKMFALVLIIVPGFMALVKGRTENLQKGFEIESLTLATLPIAFYNGLYAYGGWTNLNCITEEVINPNRNIPLAIILSMVTVTIFYVLVNVAYYTMMTPSELLMSDAVAVTFANRALPGLALVIPILVALSCFGTLNGGYFTSPRTLFVGAREGHWPSIFSMIHIRRRTPLPAVLLQYPLVILMLFGGEIYQLITFSSFAGWFFVALTTLGMLVHRYRFPLHPRPFKVPAVIAVIFTVVCFFIVGLSLYSDPWNTGRSCALMLTGIPVYYLTVQRFRLPNRFKYISDYFSMHLQLLLEVVQQEIQTY comes from the exons GGAGAGAGATCGGCTTGCTGCCGGCTGTGTCCTTCATCATCGGTATAGTGGTGGGCAGTGGGATCTTCATCGCGCCCAAAGGAGTCCTGATGAACAGTGGCAGTGTGGGGCTCTCTCTGCTGGTGTGGGCGCTGTGTGGAGTCCTCTCAATGTTCG GAGCTTTGTGTTTTGCTGAACTGGGCACCAGTTTTACAAAATCAGGAAGCCAGTACACTTATTTATTGGAGACACTGGGACCTCTGCCTGCCTTCTTACGTCTCTGGGTGACGTTCATATTCACCag GCCGGCTTCAGTTTCTTATGTGTCTCTTGCGTTTGGCCGCTATGTGGTGGAGCCGTTTTTTGCACCTTGTGCTGCTCCCATAGTGCTCATCAAACTTGTCAGCGTCCTGGCAGTGA cgtTTGTTGTGGCATTGAACTGCTGGAGTGTGACCACGGCCTCTCGCATTCAGGTGACGTTAACGTTTACTAAGATGTTTGCCCTGGTCCTCATCATCGTCCCTGGTTTCATGGCATTGGTCAAAG gaaGAACTGAAAATTTACAGAAAGGTTTTGAAATTGAGTCTTTGACACTGGCTACGTTACCGATTGCCTTCTATAATGGTCTATATGCCTACGGTGGATG GACCAATTTGAATTGTATCACAGAAGAGGTCATTAACCCAAATAG AAACATCCCTCTGGCAATAATCCTGTCCATGGTGACAGTGACAATCTTCTATGTCCTTGTTAATGTGGCCTACTACACCATGATGACTCCAAGTGAGCTGCTGATGTCTGATGCTGTGGCTGTG acatttGCCAATCGTGCTCTCCCAGGATTGGCCTTAGTGATTCCCATTCTTGTGGCTCTGTCCTGTTTTGGAACACTGAATGGTGGCTATTTTACATCACCCAG GACGCTGTTTGTGGGAGCAAGGGAGGGACACTGGCCATCGATCTTTTCCATGATTCACATCCGCAGACGAACTCCTTTACCTGCAGTTCTGTTACAG TATCCCCTGGTTATTTTGATGTTGTTCGGTGGAGAAATCTACCAACTCAtcactttttcctcctttgctgGATGGTTCTTCGTCGCCTTGACAACCTTGGGGATGCTCGTCCATCGTTATCGCTTCCCTCTCCACCCAAGACCTTTTAAG GTGCCCGCGGTCATagcagtcatctttacagtgGTTTGCTTCTTCATCGTGGGCCTGTCTCTGTATTCAGACCCCTGGAACACAGGGCGAAGTTGTGCTCTCATGCTGACTGGAATCCCTGTCTATTATTTGACTGTTCAGCGCTTCCGTCTGCCAAACAGATTCAAGTACATCTCTG